The stretch of DNA atctctctctaaAAAGTAAACTACAGGACTCTGGAAATAGAAAGGACAGAGGAGaagtaagaaagaaaatgtGGTTTTGCTGATTTTAGATGTTGCTATCTTTTAaaagatcagagagagagagaaaagagagaaaagagagagaagaagctgacAAAAGAAGAGACACTCAAGAGTGATTGACACTAGTCCACGACAGCTACGTGTTTTAGCGTTTGCGTTTTGTGATGTTTTTTGTTaatgaacaaataaaacacaaaaggGGATaagaatattttcttcttcaacgtACTAAATGATATCCTTAAACGAGACCAGGGAACATAACTATCATGTTAAATCTTGCTATTTATTCTAATCAAACTATTATAGTGTAGTACTAGTAGTTTTCTACTCCTAAATGTATAAGTACAGCCTAATGATgctaaaataacaaaatagtgACCTTTATTGTAGTTTGTACAGATGAATAGACCACAGACCTATAAATGGATGGGTTGTTTTAACTAAACTACTTCTAattaaagagaaacaacaactttATTAGTATATGAATATGAGGATGATGGGCACCTTATGGAACAGAGTGTTGGAACTCAACTAAGGATGTGACTCTTTTAAAGGAACTAGAAGGTTGTTGGTTATTGCTTTcctctaaaattattttatatgttttcttattttgctAGTGTtagatttgttcttcttttcacAATATCCAATGCCATATCTTTCTtgataattgaaaaaaacacaaaaactatataatttttgcaAAAAGAGAGAGTATGGGAAGTTAGATTTCATAGCCATATCCCATATGTATCCATCAGAAACTGTGTACTTGAATTTTCATTGGGTTGTGTGTATCAGTttgattttattcctttttgctTTATACAACTACAATCTGATTTccaaaattctttttaaaaaatacaatctGAAAAAAGCTTAATGCCCCCCTAATCTCGCTTGACTaactaaatttacaaatcttCTTACACAGTATTTTCCAAGTCTATTGTtcttctttagtctttactactctGAAACTTTACTTTTTCACTTTCCACAACTCATAACTGTTGCATTTTTTCATAGCCGTTAAAGAGCATTTTTTTAGGCTCTACTTTTGTTCACAAGAGaggtaagaagaaaacaagagcaATGTCCTAAAAATCGAAATTTTGATTCCATGTAGTGAAAACCAAAATGCACCCCGCATTAAACTTGGGTTTCTAACAGCAAAGGTGTAACCAAACAAAGAACACCAAAAAAGGTGGTTTCAAGAGCGTTTTCAAACCCCATTACATTCAAAAACAGCTTCAGCAGCTCGTCTTGGTTTGTTCTTCCTTCTGCTCCCATTCTGCCTAAACCCAATAGACAAGGATGATTTCGTCGAATCATCTGTGCTTGATTTGGATCCTATAGCATTCTCTTCTTCGGTTAGATTGCTCTCTTTAGACTCTACtggtttcttcctcttcctcccatTCCCTGTCACATCTTCTTTACTTGTTACTGAACCatcatccttctcttcttcttcctcttctgtcttcttcttcactagctcttcttcctcttctccctcGATTTCATCTTTCACCGGCTTCTGTGGCCTCCCTCTTCTCCTGTAAGCTGGAATCTTCTCTTCCTCGCCGCTTCCTCGATCTTCTCTAGCAGAAGCGCTCTGCCTCTTGCCTTTTCCTCTACCTCTTCTCATAACTCAATTCAACTCCACCTAACCAAAAGGCATTAAGCAACTAGACAAGAAACCTGCAAATCAAAAGGTTGCTTTTTTCAATCAGATTTAACTATATAAGCAGTAACCGAACATCAAGATAAACATTAGTTCAGAACAAAAGATACAACAACACAATGAAGGTGAActtaataaaatcaaacaagtactaaaa from Camelina sativa cultivar DH55 chromosome 9, Cs, whole genome shotgun sequence encodes:
- the LOC104712478 gene encoding VID27-like protein, whose product is MRRGRGKGKRQSASAREDRGSGEEEKIPAYRRRGRPQKPVKDEIEGEEEEELVKKKTEEEEEEKDDGSVTSKEDVTGNGRKRKKPVESKESNLTEEENAIGSKSSTDDSTKSSLSIGFRQNGSRRKNKPRRAAEAVFECNGV